In Sorghum bicolor cultivar BTx623 chromosome 8, Sorghum_bicolor_NCBIv3, whole genome shotgun sequence, one genomic interval encodes:
- the LOC8074897 gene encoding tetrapyrrole-binding protein, chloroplastic — MANASLQSFLLPQHHSFASNGGSHDGSPSALFKLSTNTGSSISFRLHPNTSRSVTTTSTTNSSAPTPVAPAAASAAEEDSSPAPSLDLLSRQLAAGDYRQADETTRALIIDLAGESARRRGYVFFSEVQFISAEDLRAIDELWKEHSNGKFGYSVQRRLWEKSQRDFTRFFIRVGWMKKLDTEVEQYNYRAFPDEFMWEIKDDTPEGHLPLTNALRGTQLLGNILTHPAFQEENQQDEAAAAAESATTGQSKDDNKGRERPKFMKDFKPDYSF; from the coding sequence ATGGCAAATGCTTCTCTGCAATCCTTTCTTCTCCCGCAGCACCATTCTTTCGCCAGCAACGGCGGCAGCCATGACGGCTCCCCGTCTGCCCTGTTCAAGCTCTCCACCAACACCGGCAGCAGCATTTCCTTCAGGCTCCACCCCAACACCTCCCGCTCGGTGACCACAACCTCGACCACCAACTCGTCAGCTCCAACTCCAGTGGCCCCGGCAGCTGCATCAGCAGCAGAAGAAGACTCATCACCAGCCCCCTCCCTTGACCTCCTCAGCCGCCAGCTCGCGGCAGGGGACTACCGCCAGGCCGACGAGACCACCCGGGCGCTCATCATCGACCTTGCTGGCGAGTCCGCGAGGCGCCGAGGGTACGTCTTCTTCTCAGAGGTCCAGTTCATCTCCGCCGAGGACCTTCGCGCCATTGACGAGCTCTGGAAAGAGCACAGCAATGGCAAGTTCGGGTAcagcgtgcagcggcggctctgGGAGAAATCGCAGCGCGACTTCACCCGCTTCTTCATCAGGGTCGGCTGGATGAAGAAGCTGGACACTGAGGTAGAGCAGTACAACTACAGGGCCTTCCCTGACGAGTTCATGTGGGAGATAAAGGATGACACACCTGAGGGTCACCTGCCGCTCACCAATGCGCTCAGGGGCACACAGCTCCTGGGGAACATCCTCACCCACCCGGCCTTCCAGGAGGAGAACCAGCAAGACgaagctgcagctgcagcagagAGTGCcaccactggtcaaagcaaagATGATAACAAAGGGAGGGAGAGACCAAAGTTCATGAAAGATTTCAAGCCTGATTATTCCTTTTGA